The following are from one region of the Coffea eugenioides isolate CCC68of chromosome 2, Ceug_1.0, whole genome shotgun sequence genome:
- the LOC113763041 gene encoding zinc finger protein ZAT10-like has translation MALEALNTRAAPPPPSLVYDEEFRNLSFEKYVKKKRSKRPGSASCSPPRPENSSSEDDNPSSLEERCKEEYLALCLIMLARGGNDKNVASSSSAAKDKNVASSSSAANDKNVASSSTGFKTENQETEPSLPEAQSYKCSVCNKAFSSYQALGGHKASHRKLSAAVSDDEKPSTSAAAPGNAPYVSALNPSGRAHVCSICNKSFPTGQALGGHKRRHYEGTIGGHTVGHGGVSATATASGSGVTCSDGGGASPSHAALGIDLNVPAPELEFELGFGVDCGVESQRLAEHEEVDSPMPTKKPRLSFSVDLGCAA, from the coding sequence ATGGCTCTGGAGGCTTTGAATACAAGAGCAGCGCCGCCGCCGCCCTCGCTTGTTTACGATGAAGAATTCCGTAATCTTAGTTTCGAGAAGTACGTCAAGAAAAAGAGGTCCAAGCGTCCTGGTTCCGCTTCTTGTTCCCCTCCTCGTCCCGAAAACTCATCTTCTGAAGATGACAATCCGTCATCTTTAGAAGAGCGTTGTAAGGAAGAGTATTTGGCTCTCTGTCTAATCATGCTTGCCCGCGGCGGCAACGACAAGAACGTCGCCTCCTCCTCCTCTGCCGCCAAAGACAAGAACGTCGCCTCCTCCTCCTCTGCCGCCAACGACAAGAACGTCGCCTCCTCCTCCACAGGCTTCAAGACTGAAAACCAAGAAACCGAACCTTCTCTGCCCGAAGCCCAATCTTACAAGTGTAGCGTGTGCAACAAGGCTTTTTCGTCATACCAGGCCTTGGGCGGCCACAAAGCCAGCCACCGCAAGCTCTCGGCCGCCGTTTCAGACGATGAAAAACCATCAACCTCCGCCGCAGCCCCCGGGAACGCTCCTTATGTATCTGCTCTGAACCCTAGCGGTAGGGCCCACGTTTGCTCCATCTGCAACAAGTCGTTCCCCACCGGCCAGGCTCTCGGTGGGCACAAGCGCCGCCACTATGAAGGAACGATCGGCGGCCATACTGTTGGGCACGGCGGTGTGAGTGCAACCGCCACTGCCAGCGGAAGCGGCGTCACATGCTCCGACGGTGGTGGCGCGTCTCCTAGCCATGCGGCTCTCGGTATCGACTTGAACGTGCCGGCGCCGGAATTGGAATTCGAACTGGGGTTCGGCGTTGACTGCGGTGTGGAAAGTCAACGCTTAGCGGAGCATGAAGAGGTGGATAGCCCAATGCCGACCAAGAAGCCGCGTTTATCGTTCTCAGTTGATTTAGGATGTGCGGCCTAA
- the LOC113760545 gene encoding ATP-dependent Clp protease proteolytic subunit-related protein 1, chloroplastic produces MAAASSSSVILSRLSTATVLDKREYLGSSIGLRKSSFFPDPKLVFASPRKPKTNSVRRCCYRAPVAKSLDHIPKQFREENLKDGLMDNYKNTPQYLYGLTPSQMDMFMTEDNPVRRQAERVTQESISSACNYLNNGGMWSMSGMDERGPSKYSMSVSMYRGGARGYGRPRTAPPDLPSLLLDARIVYLGMPIVPAVTELLVAQFMWLDYDNPSKPIYLYINSSGTQNEKMETVGSETEAYAIADTMAYCKSDVYTVNCGMAYGQAAMLLALGTKGYRAVQPNCSTKLYLPKVSRSSGAVIDMWIKAKELDANTEYYIELLTKGIGKPKEEIEKDVQRPKYFQAQEAIDYGIADKIIDSRDAAFDKRNYEEMLAQSKAMRRTAGAGPQAAHSGLR; encoded by the exons ATGgctgctgcttcttcttcttcagttaTTCTGTCTCGTCTCTCTACAGCTACCGTTTTGGACAAAAGGGAGTACTTGGGTTCTTCCATTGGCCTCCGCAAATCTTCCTTTTTTCCGGACCCGAAGCTCGTATTTGCAAGTCCAAGAAAACCCAAGACAAATTCTGTTAGGAGATGTTGCTACAGGGCTCCCGTGGCCAAGTCCTTGGACCATATACCCAAACAGTTCAGGGAAGAAAATCTCAAAGATGGAT TAATGGATAACTACAAAAACACGCCTCAGTATCTTTACGGCCTTACTCCCTCGCAGATGGACATGTTCATGACAGAAGATAATCCAGTACGTCGACAGGCAGAAAGGGTAACACAG GAGAGCATTTCTTCGGCCTGCAATTATCTGAATAATGGTGGGATGTGGAGTATGTCAGGCATGGATGAGAGAGGTCCCTCAAAGTATAGCATGAGTGTAAGTATGTATCGAGGAGGAGCTAGAGGATATGGGAGGCCAAGAACTGCCCCTCCTGATTTGCCATCTTTGCTCTTGGACGCTCGAATTGTCTATTTGGGCATGCCG ATTGTCCCTGCTGTAACTGAGCTTCTTGTTGCTCAATTTATGTGGTTGGATTATGACAATCCATCTAAACCTATATATCTGTACATAAACTCGTCTGGCACGCAG AATGAGAAGATGGAGACGGTTGGTTCTGAAACTGAGGCTTATGCAATTGCGGATACCATGGCT TACTGCAAATCAGATGTGTATACTGTGAACTGTGGAATGGCATATGGTCAAGCAGCAATGCTTTTAGCACTTGGAACAAAGGGCTATCGCGCTGTACAGCCAAATTGCTCCA CAAAATTGTATCTTCCTAAAGTGAGCAGATCAAGTGGAGCTGTCATAGATATGTGGATTaag GCCAAAGAACTGGATGCAAATACAGAGTACTACATAGAGCTCTTAACAAAAGGAATAGGAAAAccgaaggaagaaattgagaaagATGTCCAGCGTCCTAAATACTTCCAAGCTCAAGAGGCAATTGACTATGGCATTGCAGATAAGATCATTGACTCGAGGGATGCTGCATTTGACAAACGG AACTATGAGGAAATGCTTGCCCAATCAAAAGCTATGAGAAGAACAGCAGGAGCCGGGCCACAAGCTGCTCACTCTGGGCTTAGGTGA
- the LOC113760546 gene encoding mitotic checkpoint protein BUB3.1, which produces MTAPPQVTTGRELSSPPADGITNLRFSTHSDHLLVSSWDKSVRLYDASANAVRGEFMHGGAVLDCCFHDDSSGFSAGADNTVRRLVFNYGREDILGRHDAPVRCVEYSSATGQVITGSWDKTLKCWDPRGASGQDRTLLGTYTQPERVYSLSLVGNRLVVATAGRHVNVYDLRNMSQPEQRRESSLKYQTRCVRCYPNGTGYALSSVEGRVAMEFFDLSEAGQSKKYAFKCHRKSEAGRDIVYPVNSIAFHPIYGTFATGGCDGYVNVWDGNNKKRLYQYSKYPTSIAALSFSRDGKLLAVASSYTYEEGDKPHEPDAIFVRSVNEVEIKPKPKVLPNPST; this is translated from the exons ATGACGGCGCCGCCGCAGGTCACCACAGGAAGGGAGCTGTCGAGTCCTCCGGCTGACGGTATAACAAACCTTCGCTTCTCTACTCACAGTGATCACCTCCTTGTTTCTTCTTGGGATAAG AGCGTTCGGTTGTATGATGCGAGTGCCAATGCTGTGAGAGGAGAGTTCATGCACGGAGGTGCTGTACTTGACTGCTGCTTCCACGATGACTCCTCCGGCTTTAGTGCCGGTGCCGACAACACCGTGAGAAG GCTCGTGTTCAACTACGGCAGGGAGGATATTTTGGGAAGACATGATGCACCTGTTCGTTGTGTTGAATACTCATCTGCAACTG GACAAGTCATTACTGGAAGTTGGGACAAAACATTGAAGTGCTGGGATCCTAGAGGTGCAAGTGGGCAGGACCGCACTTTACTTGGAACATATACCCAACCTGAGCGtgtttattcactctctcttgttGGCAATCGCTTAGTTGTAGCAACTGCTGGGAGACATGTAAATGTCTATGATTTGCGGAATATGTCTCAACCTGAACAGAGGAGGGAATCCTCATTGAAGTACCAAACAAGATGCGTTCGTTGTTACCCCAATGGAACTG GTTATGCTCTTAGCTCTGTGGAAGGTCGGGTTGCAATGGAATTTTTTGATCTGTCGGAGGCTGGTCAGTCCAAAAA GTATGCGTTCAAATGTCATCGGAAATCTGAAGCTGGAAGGGACATTGTCTACCCCGTGAATTCAATTGCATTTCATCCCAT CTATGGTACATTTGCTACTGGGGGTTGTGATGGTTATGTCAATGTGTGGGATGGAAACAACAAAAAAAGGCTGTATCAG TACTCAAAATACCCAACAAGCATCGCAGCCTTGTCATTCAGCAGAGATGGGAAGCTCTTGGCTGTTGCATCGAGTTATACATATGAAGAGGGAGATAAACC TCATGAACCAGATGCCATATTTGTCCGCAGTGTTAATGAAGtcgaaatcaagccaaaaccaAAAGTGTTACCCAACCCATCTACTTGA
- the LOC113753850 gene encoding zinc finger protein-like 1 homolog: MVVCKCRKATKLYCFVHKVPVCGECICFPEHQICVVRTYSDWVIDGEYDWPPTCCLCHTVLEDGTDSQTTRLGCLHVIHTSCLLSHIKGFPPHTAPAGYACPACSTSIWPPKNVKDSASLLHSKLKEAIMQTGLEKNLFGNHPVSLPATESRSPPPAFASDPLITMGKKEYAAGLTPSVGKDSEIVDIVEIEDPSSASPPLSNHESTLMKSSSPPGAGATTRKTAAQVERQNSEISYYADDEDGNLKKYTRRGNFRHKFFRSLLPFWSSALPTLPVTAPPRKDASNLDDIPEGRTRHHKSSRMDPRKLLLIIAIMACMATMGILYYRLAQRSFGEELPDDEQR, translated from the exons ATGGTGGTCTGTAAATGCCGCAAG GCGACTAAATTATACTGTTTTGTGCACAAGGTTCCTGTTTGTGGAGAGTGTATATGCTTTCCCGAGCATCAGATATGCGTG GTCCGTACCTACTCAGATTGGGTAATAGATGGAGAATATGATTGGCCTCCAACATGCTGCCTTTGTCATACTGTCCTTGAAGATGGAACTGACTCTCAAACTACTCGATTGGGTTGCCTGC ATGTTATACACACAAGCTGCTTGCTTTCGCATATTAAAGGGTTTCCCCCTCACACAGCTCCTGCTGGATATGCTTGTCCAGCGTGCTCAACTTCG ATATGGCCTCCTAAAAATGTGAAAGATTCGGCATCTCTTCTTCACTCAAAGCTTAAAGAAGCTATTATGCAG ACTGGTTTGGAGAAGAACTTGTTTGGAAACCATCCAGTTTCATTGCCTGCAACTGAGTCCCGGAGTCCTCCCCCTGCTTTTGCCTCAGATCCATTAATAACAATGGGCAAGAAAGAATATGCTGCAGGCTTGACGCCTTCAGTTGGCAAAGATTCTGAAATTGTGGACATTGTGGAGATTGAGGACCCTAGTTCAGCGTCTCCTCCTCTATCTAATCACGAATCCACTCTAATGAAAAGTTCAAGTCCACCTGGG GCTGGTGCTACAACCCGAAAGACTGCAGCTCAGGTTGAAAggcaaaattctgaaatttcatATTATGCTGATGATGAAGATGGAAATCTCAAAAAGTACACACGAAGGG GAAACTTTCGCCATAAGTTTTTTAGGTCATTGCTACCTTTCTGGTCAAGTGCATTACCAACTTTACCAGTGACTGCACCACCAAGGAAAGATGCATCGAATCTAGATGATATTCCAGAAGGTCGCACAAGACATCACAAGTCCTCGAGGATGGATCCGAGAAAACTCCTCCTCATCATAGCTATCAT GGCCTGCATGGCAACAATGGGAATTCTGTACTACAGGCTTGCACAACGAAGTTTTGGGGAGGAGCTACCTGATGATGAGCAGCGATAA